From Rana temporaria chromosome 7, aRanTem1.1, whole genome shotgun sequence, the proteins below share one genomic window:
- the LOC120944820 gene encoding asparagine--tRNA ligase, cytoplasmic-like — MNSPVAPLVKELHPEFKPPKRPFRRKNYSEAIAWLKGHDSKKDDGTYYEFGEDIPEAPERLMTDSLNEPILLCRFPAEIKSFYMQRCAEDRRLTESVDVLMPNVGEIVGGSMRIWDSEELLEGYKREEIDSTPYYWYTDQRKYGTCPHGGYGLGLERFLTWILNRHHIRDVCLYPRFVQRCKP; from the coding sequence ATGAATTCACCCGTGGCCCCTTTGGTCAAGGAGCTGCACCCGGAATTCAAGCCACCAAAACGTCCCTTCAGAAGAAAGAATTACTCTGAGGCCATCGCCTGGCTCAAAGGACATGATAGTAAGAAGGATGATGGCACCTACTATGAGTTTGGGGAGGATATTCCAGAGGCTCCAGAGAGATTGATGACTGACAGCCTTAATGAGCCAATCCTGCTGTGCCGTTTTCCAGCTGAGATCAAATCTTTCTACATGCAGCGCTGTGCCGAAGATCGTCGTCTCACTGAATCTGTGGATGTACTAATGCCCAACGTTGGTGAAATTGTTGGAGGCTCCATGCGTATCTGGGATAGCGAGGAGCTACTGGAAGGGTACAAGAGAGAAGAAATCGACTCTACACCCTACTACTGGTATACTGACCAGCGTAAATACGGCACATGTCCTCACGGCGGCTACGGTTTGGGGTTGGAGAGGTTCCTTACTTGGATCCTGAACAGACACCACATCCGAGACGTGTGCCTATACCCGCGATTTGTCCAACGCTGTAAACCCTAA